GCTGCTGAGGCTAGCTGTGCTAGCTAGCTGAATGAGCACCTGAAAAAAAAGGTCTCGGTGCTGGACTGGATAAGCCAACAAGAGAAATGTGATCGACTAAACTGTATATCCCAAAACCACAGCGACTCTCCGGTAAATTTCGTTATCATTATTTTTGACCTCTCCAAGGACTCGTAGGGGCGACAGCCAATTAGAAGGGAAGGATAAGGAGGCGGTGAATAAGCTGCAGTTATCAAAAGTCGTCAGCAGATGGCAGCATTTCTCTGTCGAAAAGCTTGAGAATTAAAAGTTAACAGGGACTCGAAGTACAAATTTTACTGCATTCAGAACCcttaaattatttaaagtattatttttaatttttgtgcaGTAAAATACAACATAATGCAATGAGTATTAGTTTGCCCCCCTTTCTTAAGGTTACAAAGTATGATGAATAGAGACTATTTAATAACGATGTTAGTCTGTACTCTCGCACCCATTTGCTTTTAATGGCATTATTTATAGCTTTCTCGTGCGATTAAAAATATTCCACTCTTAAATTATGAACAATATTTGTTTCAAACGAATATTGAAcatgcagtgaaaaaaaaatatcaattaaAATTACACAAGACATTAatgaaagcaacaacaacaacaaaaaaaagaaaaaaaagaaaagaaagacaacatttaaaaaaaagttttatttattcaaattgtAAATACCAGACAAACCGTCTTTGCTGTTAACAGAAGAATGTGACAAGCCAAATGAAGGTTTAGGAAAAGAACAAGTGAAAGAGCAAGTGTATGAACAAGCCAATAgcaccccccaccaccacccccagTCCAGTTTCACAGTGAACTCTTCGCCATTCAAATCCGTTCGTATCCATCTCTGCGGCGATCTCTGACCACAAGGAAGCTCATCAAACTGATAAGAATGAGACACACGACGGCTGCCCCGATGATGATGGGAATGATTCTCTTGTTATAGTCAGCCCAGCACTCCACCTCTGAACCATGGAGAGAAACAGAGCAGCAATTATGTGTAGGATTTAAGtaaaataccttttttttttttttaaattcttttcaaTAAGAAATTTAATGTCTAATATTAAACTTTTAACATCTAATGGGATGTCTTTACACACAGTCAGATCATAACAGAGCTCTCATTCTCAAACACGGGACCACAAAAAAGGCTGTAAACCTGAAGGGTTGTAAGATGTTGtccaatttgttcattttttctgCCTCAACTCTAAAAACCTAACTTTGGGCAGGAGATATTTGGTTTCcattcatttgtttctgtgAAAGCTAGTCACCTTTTCCATACTGTCCTTGAGACAGGTTGAAGGCCTGCATCTGCACAGGAACCAGCTTGATCTTCAGCTCAGACGACATCAAAAGCAGATTCTCAGACTTGCACATGAAGCTTTGACCGTTAGCAGTTTTGAACAGCTTTTCATGGGCCAACACACCTTTGTAAGTCTTGTCTGTTGGGAAGAGGATGAAGCACAAGAGTAGTTAAATTTTCAGTTTATGCTGGGCATCTGAATCACACACCAGCTGTTTGCTGCGTCTTTTCCTTtggctcttactggaacagtctTTGCAGACAGGCATGGGAGACAAATGTGCATTCATCTCGATGACGTAGAAAACAGTCTTCTCCtggggacaaaaacaaaaacatttgagcTGATTCATAAACAACAGAACATTACAGCCTCGATGTGAACGTGGATAAGGCAGACCTAAACTGAGTAAAACTGACTATGATGTGAAGAAAGGTATCCACAGCAGGCATGAGGATGACACGGAGAGTTCACCCAGCAGTGAATGAGTGTTGTACCTTTTTGAATTTGAACTGCAGGCTGGCACCATTGTCTggcagtgtgagagagagaagagcCTCTTCTTTGCCACAGTAACCACTGACCCTAACTCTGGATGGGTCCAGGTCAAAATACCAGGTTTTCTGATTTCAAAAGGAGAAAAGTAAAGGCTCAGGATCAGCATTACAAGTCACCATCTCCTCTCACTTTGTTTGATTTCTGCGTTACATTGAAGAAAAAGACAAGCAAATCTTTC
The Astatotilapia calliptera chromosome 17, fAstCal1.2, whole genome shotgun sequence genome window above contains:
- the lamp3 gene encoding lysosome-associated membrane glycoprotein 3, which translates into the protein MAILFCLLTAMLKGHRGGWYLFFLAAVIPGVHFQSTNGSIQPALESELHSKGQIYRPVLQPSEATPQTGNYVKKDRGKPCIRITMGAEFLVTENKKTWYFDLDPSRVRVSGYCGKEEALLSLTLPDNGASLQFKFKKEKTVFYVIEMNAHLSPMPVCKDCSNKTYKGVLAHEKLFKTANGQSFMCKSENLLLMSSELKIKLVPVQMQAFNLSQGQYGKEVECWADYNKRIIPIIIGAAVVCLILISLMSFLVVRDRRRDGYERI